The Pseudomonadota bacterium genome has a segment encoding these proteins:
- the ugpC gene encoding sn-glycerol-3-phosphate ABC transporter ATP-binding protein UgpC, with protein MSGVQLTKVSKSYGPVNIIPSLDLDFEEGEFVVIVGPSGCGKSTTLRMIAGLEPVSGGSIYIAGKDVTWAVPKERDIAMVFQSYALYPHMNVAGNMSFALRLAGRPKAEVEERVNAAAQMLELTDYLHRKPKDLSGGQRQRVAMGRAIVRDAYCFLFDEPLSNLDAKLRSTMRTELAILHKKLERTMVYVTHDQIEAMTMADRIVIMDQGIVQQVGSPREVYNSPVNRFVAGFIGSPSMNFLDGEVIDDGGLHVRGEGFDLPLPEALASAAQRAASRAVTVGLRPEHFSMDGAGGTQESQFAPVELDVAVAEYIGSSQFLAASIAGKHVTAAIEVGPDSAPLTSGAYRFDTSRLYLFDRESGEAIN; from the coding sequence ATGAGCGGAGTTCAACTGACCAAAGTCAGCAAGTCCTACGGGCCGGTCAACATTATACCTTCGCTCGATCTCGACTTTGAAGAGGGCGAGTTCGTGGTGATTGTCGGCCCTTCCGGCTGCGGGAAATCCACGACGTTGCGCATGATCGCTGGTCTCGAGCCTGTTTCGGGCGGCTCGATATACATTGCCGGAAAAGATGTCACTTGGGCTGTACCCAAAGAACGCGACATCGCGATGGTCTTTCAGTCCTACGCGCTCTACCCGCACATGAATGTCGCAGGGAACATGTCGTTTGCCTTGAGGCTGGCAGGCCGTCCTAAAGCCGAAGTCGAAGAACGGGTGAACGCGGCGGCTCAAATGCTTGAGCTGACCGACTATTTGCACCGCAAGCCAAAAGACCTGTCAGGCGGCCAACGCCAACGTGTCGCGATGGGCCGCGCCATTGTACGCGATGCCTACTGCTTTCTGTTCGACGAGCCCTTGTCCAACCTCGATGCCAAGCTGCGTTCGACGATGCGGACTGAGCTGGCGATCCTGCACAAGAAGCTCGAGCGGACCATGGTCTATGTGACTCACGATCAGATTGAAGCCATGACGATGGCTGATCGCATCGTGATCATGGATCAGGGTATCGTTCAGCAAGTGGGCAGTCCTCGCGAGGTGTATAACAGTCCGGTGAACCGGTTCGTCGCCGGCTTTATCGGATCGCCTTCCATGAACTTTCTCGACGGAGAAGTCATTGATGATGGGGGCCTGCATGTACGCGGCGAAGGCTTCGATCTGCCGCTCCCAGAAGCACTGGCAAGCGCTGCCCAACGGGCTGCGTCCCGCGCGGTAACGGTCGGCCTGAGGCCAGAACACTTCTCAATGGATGGGGCTGGCGGCACCCAGGAATCCCAGTTTGCCCCAGTCGAGCTGGACGTTGCGGTCGCCGAATACATCGGGTCCAGCCAGTTCCTCGCCGCAAGCATTGCCGGCAAGCACGTTACAGCGGCCATCGAAGTTGGCCCCGATAGCGCGCCTCTGACCAGCGGTGCGTACCGCTTTGATACGTCACGACTCTACCTGTTCGACCGGGAATCCGGCGAAGCAATCAACTGA
- a CDS encoding 3-hydroxyacyl-CoA dehydrogenase family protein: protein MKADALPRCAVLGSGTMGAQVALSLALGGASVSLWGRRAEGLEDARARVDEAFEFLANSGLADINEKAGVLGRVTFERNMSDAVSSAGFVIEAVAEELHVKQTVLQAAEAHVGLDAILSSTTSALSPTAVQSALKCPTAFCVAHYAQPAHLVALVEVVPGEQTAAKTTQFVTQLLEATGKTPVLCPDIPGFLWARIQHAVLREFASLVGKGLVTPGACDTILKQGYAARLPAMGAFEHADLAGLDLLNGAAAKAVWADLSTVGDPDDTPVGALFRDGKLGMKSGAGFYDWKARDAEAFKRARDEEIVRRVKIQKGADVTLAQR from the coding sequence ATGAAGGCTGACGCGCTCCCTCGCTGCGCTGTCCTTGGTTCGGGCACCATGGGTGCCCAGGTCGCCCTGTCGTTAGCACTCGGTGGCGCGTCGGTCAGCCTATGGGGGCGTCGTGCTGAGGGGCTTGAAGATGCGCGTGCGCGGGTCGACGAAGCGTTTGAGTTTCTCGCAAACAGCGGATTGGCCGATATCAACGAGAAGGCGGGCGTCCTGGGACGCGTGACATTTGAACGTAACATGTCGGACGCTGTTTCGAGCGCGGGTTTTGTCATCGAGGCTGTTGCCGAAGAGCTGCATGTCAAACAGACAGTGCTACAAGCGGCCGAAGCGCATGTTGGGCTGGACGCGATCCTGTCATCGACCACATCCGCGCTGAGCCCAACAGCCGTTCAATCCGCGCTGAAGTGCCCAACAGCTTTCTGCGTCGCGCACTACGCCCAGCCTGCGCATTTGGTGGCGCTGGTGGAAGTTGTCCCAGGCGAGCAAACGGCTGCGAAAACGACGCAGTTTGTCACGCAGCTTCTCGAGGCCACCGGCAAGACGCCGGTCCTTTGCCCGGACATTCCGGGGTTTCTTTGGGCCCGCATTCAACATGCCGTCCTAAGAGAGTTCGCCAGCCTGGTCGGGAAGGGCTTGGTAACGCCCGGAGCGTGCGACACGATCCTCAAGCAAGGCTACGCCGCTCGGCTCCCGGCGATGGGTGCATTTGAACATGCAGACCTGGCCGGCCTTGATCTGTTGAACGGCGCCGCGGCCAAAGCCGTTTGGGCCGATCTCTCAACCGTAGGTGATCCCGATGACACGCCGGTCGGCGCGCTGTTTCGCGACGGTAAACTTGGCATGAAAAGCGGCGCAGGCTTCTACGACTGGAAAGCACGGGATGCCGAAGCGTTCAAAAGGGCGCGGGACGAGGAAATCGTTCGGCGCGTGAAAATCCAAAAAGGGGCGGACGTCACGCTGGCGCAGCGATGA